Proteins from a genomic interval of Helicobacter pylori Shi112:
- a CDS encoding DUF3240 family protein, with translation MLALEIYIDICLKDALIDYLFEKGFDDFFYVECYKYAASSLLLSQKEQVSGRKDYAKFKLFLSDEIALSLAKALKNQFASKEMKLFYSQTHGL, from the coding sequence ATGCTCGCTTTAGAAATTTATATTGATATTTGTTTGAAAGACGCTTTAATAGATTATTTGTTTGAAAAAGGCTTTGATGATTTTTTTTATGTGGAATGCTATAAATACGCCGCTTCTTCTTTGCTTTTAAGCCAAAAAGAGCAGGTGAGTGGGCGCAAGGATTACGCTAAATTCAAGCTTTTTTTAAGCGATGAGATCGCTTTATCTCTAGCAAAAGCGCTAAAAAATCAGTTCGCTTCCAAAGAAATGAAATTGTTTTATTCGCAAACGCATGGGTTGTAA
- the glyQ gene encoding glycine--tRNA ligase subunit alpha — translation MQDFSSLLLKLQEYWKNQGCLVIQPYDIPAGAGTFHPATLLRSLDKKPWNVAYVAPSRRPTDGRYGENPNRLGSYYQFQVVIKPSPSNIQELYLKSLEVLGINLNEHDIRFVEDNWESPTLGAWGLGWEVWLDGMEVTQFTYFQQVGGIACNPIPVEITYGLERLAMYVQKVENILEIEWAKKDHDSVNYAQVHLESEYEFSKYHFEIASVKRLLEMFKNAQAEALHCLENKLPLPAYDFVMLCSHFFNILDARKAISVAERQNYILQIRDLAKGCAILYKEQEEEREERLKNALTKA, via the coding sequence ATGCAAGATTTTTCAAGTTTATTATTAAAATTACAGGAGTATTGGAAGAATCAAGGCTGTTTGGTGATCCAACCTTATGATATTCCTGCAGGAGCTGGGACATTCCACCCGGCCACGCTTTTAAGGAGTTTGGATAAAAAGCCGTGGAATGTGGCGTATGTCGCGCCCTCTAGAAGGCCTACTGATGGGCGTTATGGGGAAAACCCTAACCGCTTGGGGAGTTATTACCAATTCCAAGTGGTCATCAAGCCAAGCCCTTCTAATATCCAAGAACTCTATTTAAAAAGCTTAGAAGTGTTAGGGATAAACCTTAATGAGCATGATATACGATTTGTAGAAGACAATTGGGAGAGTCCGACTTTGGGGGCATGGGGACTTGGCTGGGAAGTGTGGCTTGATGGCATGGAAGTTACGCAATTCACTTATTTCCAGCAAGTGGGGGGCATTGCTTGTAACCCTATCCCTGTAGAAATCACTTACGGCTTAGAAAGATTAGCGATGTATGTCCAAAAAGTGGAAAATATCCTAGAGATTGAATGGGCTAAAAAAGATCATGACAGCGTGAATTACGCGCAAGTGCATTTAGAAAGCGAATACGAATTTAGCAAGTATCATTTTGAAATAGCGAGCGTGAAAAGGCTGTTAGAAATGTTTAAAAACGCTCAAGCCGAAGCCTTGCATTGCTTGGAAAACAAGCTCCCGCTACCGGCTTATGATTTTGTGATGCTATGCTCGCATTTTTTCAATATTTTAGACGCCAGAAAAGCGATTTCGGTGGCTGAAAGGCAAAATTATATTTTACAAATCAGGGATTTGGCAAAAGGGTGCGCCATTCTTTATAAAGAGCAAGAAGAAGAGAGGGAAGAGCGTTTAAAAAACGCTTTAACAAAGGCTTAA
- a CDS encoding dynamin family protein: MGIVGIDWFKNLKSSEDLEAHENESHDSELERLKKQHGVIVRVLNAKIENEGLAEYQRILDNEFLAFSNEVEFKEQAVALRTLQELGNELQLVASYPSLFQKSMVAVGGGFSAGKSSFLNHLLGLKLPIGLDKTTAIPTYCLKGEREVLMGHSQNGGVVELPDFSFDHKTLNAFDFDLKSIMPFMILSAPLPFKHLCFIDTPGYNPSNQGYTGGDRQASEEYLANAKYILWVIDCQHGTIQSDDLDYLQELYEEHGKQVFIVLNKADMKTKNDLEKIATNIREILEDKGVEIYGIGTHSSEDHERSKEINENSSIFTPLEGFLRSLDKRSEKQKEILSVLYNVRLAYEKAIKEDLSKFKRYQKELRSLELDLMQKGFDDFGNKIFGRIETLKREFSQKERAKQESLERLEEVMDLFKKSIDKVFDRVSAYTWEKYKEENDDEEDDEENYQEFEEIKKMVLDCRDCALFGLDCYDLNKKQIKEAREEIDSCNELLQLDYSLQNLSRLREFKEKEEEDEDYQEFLNDEEFQNGLREWRDLRNTPEETNRREFEEIKKMVLYFRDRSMYYLECYDLSQEEIQKVRESMDYDNKLLQLDYSLKNLSILKGYKERNNEVYQECLNDSEFQNGLREWRDLRNTPEETNRREFEEIKKMVLFYKEFNMYGIDSWDLSQEEIREHRERIEYHNELLESEFSLGNLLRLKGFKEANERGYQEWLNDSEFQNELRKWRNGEKPGFFESLFNDLFGK; this comes from the coding sequence ATGGGTATTGTGGGTATTGATTGGTTTAAAAATTTAAAAAGTTCTGAAGATTTGGAAGCTCACGAAAATGAGAGCCACGATTCAGAGCTGGAGCGTTTGAAGAAGCAACATGGCGTGATCGTGCGCGTTTTAAACGCCAAAATTGAAAATGAAGGGTTAGCAGAATACCAGCGCATCTTGGATAACGAGTTTTTGGCGTTCTCTAATGAAGTGGAGTTCAAAGAGCAGGCGGTGGCGCTGCGCACCCTCCAAGAGCTTGGTAACGAATTGCAATTAGTAGCGAGCTACCCTAGTTTGTTTCAAAAGAGCATGGTTGCGGTGGGGGGAGGTTTTAGCGCGGGCAAATCCAGCTTTTTGAACCATTTACTGGGGTTAAAGCTCCCCATAGGACTTGATAAAACCACAGCGATTCCCACTTATTGCTTGAAGGGTGAGAGAGAAGTTTTGATGGGGCACTCTCAAAATGGAGGCGTGGTGGAGCTGCCTGATTTTTCTTTTGACCATAAGACCCTAAACGCCTTTGACTTTGACCTTAAGAGCATCATGCCTTTCATGATCTTGAGCGCCCCACTGCCCTTCAAACACTTATGCTTCATAGACACGCCTGGCTATAACCCCTCCAATCAAGGCTATACGGGTGGGGACAGACAAGCCTCTGAAGAATACCTTGCGAACGCCAAATACATTCTGTGGGTCATTGACTGCCAGCATGGGACAATTCAGAGCGATGATTTAGACTATTTGCAAGAATTATACGAAGAACACGGTAAGCAAGTTTTTATCGTGTTGAATAAGGCTGACATGAAGACAAAAAACGATTTAGAAAAAATCGCTACCAATATCAGAGAAATTTTAGAAGATAAGGGCGTAGAGATTTATGGGATTGGCACTCATAGCTCTGAAGACCATGAAAGGAGCAAAGAAATCAATGAAAACAGCTCCATTTTCACGCCGCTTGAGGGATTCTTGCGCTCTTTGGACAAAAGGAGCGAAAAACAAAAAGAAATTTTAAGCGTTTTATACAATGTGCGTTTGGCGTATGAAAAGGCTATCAAAGAAGATCTGAGCAAGTTCAAACGCTATCAGAAAGAGTTGCGTTCTCTCGAGCTGGATCTGATGCAAAAAGGATTTGATGATTTCGGCAACAAAATTTTTGGGAGGATTGAGACTTTAAAGAGGGAGTTTTCCCAAAAAGAACGAGCCAAGCAAGAGAGTTTGGAGCGGTTGGAAGAAGTGATGGATCTGTTCAAAAAGAGCATTGATAAAGTTTTTGATCGTGTGAGTGCTTATACTTGGGAAAAATACAAAGAAGAAAACGATGATGAAGAGGACGATGAAGAAAACTACCAGGAGTTTGAAGAGATCAAAAAAATGGTGTTGGATTGTAGGGATTGCGCTTTGTTTGGTTTGGATTGCTATGATCTGAATAAAAAACAAATCAAAGAAGCAAGAGAGGAAATAGATTCTTGTAATGAACTGCTCCAGCTAGACTATTCTTTACAAAACTTGTCAAGGCTTAGGGAATTTAAAGAAAAAGAAGAAGAGGATGAAGACTATCAAGAGTTCTTAAACGATGAGGAGTTTCAAAACGGTTTGCGAGAGTGGAGGGATTTAAGAAACACACCGGAAGAAACAAACCGCCGGGAGTTTGAAGAGATCAAAAAAATGGTGTTGTATTTTAGGGATCGCAGCATGTATTATTTGGAGTGTTATGATTTGAGCCAAGAAGAGATCCAAAAAGTAAGAGAGAGCATGGATTATGATAATAAATTGCTCCAACTAGACTATTCTTTAAAAAACTTGTCAATACTTAAAGGATACAAAGAAAGAAACAATGAAGTTTATCAAGAATGCTTGAATGATAGCGAGTTTCAAAACGGTTTGCGAGAGTGGAGGGATTTAAGAAACACACCGGAAGAAACAAACCGCCGGGAGTTTGAAGAGATCAAAAAAATGGTGCTGTTTTACAAGGAGTTCAACATGTATGGTATAGACTCTTGGGATTTGAGCCAAGAAGAAATCCGAGAACACAGAGAGCGAATAGAATATCACAACGAACTGCTCGAATCGGAATTTTCTTTGGGGAATTTGCTAAGACTTAAGGGCTTTAAAGAAGCAAATGAGAGAGGTTATCAAGAATGGTTAAATGATAGCGAGTTTCAAAACGAGTTGCGAAAGTGGAGAAATGGCGAAAAGCCAGGTTTTTTTGAAAGTCTTTTTAATGATTTGTTTGGCAAATAA
- a CDS encoding Nif3-like dinuclear metal center hexameric protein, with amino-acid sequence MALVKEVLEVLERISPFELQESWDNSGLNVGSENHEFSQIIACLEITLKIALNAPKNALIITHHPLIFKPLKTLNDEAYPGNILKILIQKNISVISMHTNFDKTHLNKHFASVLLGFDGLMEKGLMLVKENANIEFDALVKKIKSSLGVGLLACVKSSPIIKDLAFVCGSGASMFSSLKAQSCLVTGDVKYHDAMIAQSLGISLIDATHYYSERGFALIVAEILHSFNYLVTIENFKNPLQII; translated from the coding sequence ATGGCGTTAGTTAAGGAAGTGTTGGAAGTTTTAGAGCGCATTTCGCCTTTTGAACTTCAAGAATCATGGGATAATAGCGGGTTGAATGTGGGGAGTGAAAACCATGAGTTTAGCCAGATTATTGCATGCTTAGAAATCACGCTTAAAATCGCTCTAAACGCTCCCAAAAACGCCCTAATCATCACGCACCACCCTTTAATTTTCAAGCCCTTAAAAACGCTTAATGATGAGGCTTATCCGGGTAATATTTTAAAAATTTTAATCCAAAAAAACATTTCAGTCATCAGCATGCACACGAATTTTGACAAAACGCATTTAAACAAGCATTTCGCTAGCGTGCTTTTAGGGTTTGATGGCTTGATGGAAAAAGGCCTTATGTTAGTGAAAGAAAACGCTAATATAGAATTTGATGCGTTGGTAAAAAAAATCAAATCTTCTTTAGGGGTGGGATTATTGGCGTGTGTCAAAAGTTCTCCAATCATTAAAGATTTAGCGTTTGTGTGCGGATCGGGAGCGTCCATGTTCTCTTCTTTAAAAGCGCAAAGCTGTTTGGTTACAGGCGATGTGAAATACCATGACGCTATGATCGCTCAATCTTTAGGGATAAGCTTGATTGACGCCACGCATTATTATAGCGAAAGGGGTTTTGCGCTGATTGTGGCTGAAATTTTGCATTCTTTCAATTATTTGGTTACAATAGAGAATTTTAAAAACCCCTTGCAAATCATTTAA
- a CDS encoding zinc ribbon domain-containing protein, which yields MNTHLKQLIEISHLDKEIDSLEPLIREKRKDLDKALNDKEAKNKAILNLEEEKLALKLQVSKNEQTLQDANAKIASIQKKMSEIKSERELRSLNIEEDIAKERSNQANREIENLQNEIKHKSEKQEDLKKEMLELEKLALELESLVENEVKNIKETQQIIFKKKEDLVEKTEPKIYSFYERIRRWAKNTSIVTIKKQACGGCFIRLNDKIYTEVLTSGDMITCPYCGRILYAEDAYENSAQPPKESQELV from the coding sequence ATGAACACCCATCTCAAACAATTGATTGAAATTTCGCATTTGGATAAAGAAATTGACTCCTTAGAGCCATTGATCAGAGAAAAACGCAAAGACTTGGATAAAGCCTTGAATGATAAAGAAGCTAAAAATAAAGCGATTTTGAATTTAGAAGAGGAAAAATTAGCCCTAAAATTACAGGTTTCTAAAAACGAGCAAACCTTACAAGACGCAAACGCTAAAATCGCCAGCATCCAAAAGAAAATGAGCGAGATCAAATCCGAAAGGGAATTGCGCTCTTTAAACATTGAAGAAGATATTGCTAAAGAGCGATCCAACCAGGCCAACAGAGAAATTGAAAACCTGCAAAATGAAATCAAGCACAAAAGCGAAAAACAAGAGGATTTGAAAAAAGAAATGCTAGAGCTTGAAAAATTGGCGTTGGAATTGGAAAGCTTAGTGGAAAACGAAGTCAAAAACATCAAAGAAACCCAACAAATCATCTTTAAAAAGAAAGAAGATCTCGTGGAAAAAACCGAGCCTAAAATCTATAGCTTTTATGAAAGGATTAGAAGATGGGCGAAAAACACGAGCATTGTAACGATCAAAAAACAGGCTTGTGGGGGTTGTTTTATTAGATTGAACGATAAGATTTATACTGAAGTGCTAACGAGTGGGGATATGATCACTTGCCCGTATTGCGGGCGTATTTTATACGCTGAGGACGCGTATGAAAACAGCGCTCAACCTCCAAAAGAAAGCCAAGAATTAGTTTGA
- a CDS encoding dynamin family protein — MNAQELIQKSALIEKVIEKQGLQEKDGPFISENAVIKTEELEKTLKGMQAENRGLKVGIIGRVKAGKSSLLNALIFEGKEVLPKAATPMTASLTILKYAQSLSVEAQFYDEQDIEELKRDHERYEEKFKEIVSEEVKKLEEKQQGLLNRAKEWKQAAIGMVRRNKSDEKAPKQKILSSEEIRERAQKIAETKLKDTRLKASHDQYEKMKKSGIKHGHLDPHIHAKSLENLSKTLKDYVSPEGKYTPYTNAVQISLNNPNLKNLEIIDTPGVNDPIVSREARTKALLKECDVVFVISPSNQFLTDSDMDLFDRVSKKEGIQRVYFVASQADSAVCTPSEVENSRHHLPTALENVQKILSSSLNATMSLLKKKYPHQQEIFESAIKNGVILTSGICYSMYKDFKNQASWEREKEEYQLAWENLTNDYPDAFSSGDKSKENLLLLSNMGAIKERLEEAAKEKENIISQRLQEYLKAQADNLSLLVANLLEELESEKDRIKNADLKKISEQLKEYDKLANEIKDKSHEAYREYTGELLESIRKSLNSDLEKFIKAAKNSATREKEEKTEYYTERVKQDGFFGDVKGFFGDLFGEKSWGYDEVECSREITIVKAGAVVDYLEEMNRECQEILNKSVRTFESDFRKGIYQKVFPVLRGIIHDDSLIDERELKKSVDAVTDKIKFKKFDYADKLPKKVANATGMLKDDDAIEFMSTAERYVRDFTRKAHDDADTYVDGLRKNLLGQNFGSNLISKLVESAKDLKKQAENQQESLAQIEKQIKALKEI; from the coding sequence ATGAACGCTCAAGAACTCATTCAAAAAAGCGCTTTAATTGAAAAAGTGATAGAAAAACAAGGCTTGCAAGAAAAAGACGGGCCTTTTATCAGCGAAAACGCTGTGATTAAAACAGAAGAGTTAGAGAAAACGCTAAAGGGCATGCAAGCTGAAAATAGGGGGCTTAAAGTCGGCATTATTGGGCGCGTGAAAGCGGGTAAAAGCTCGCTCTTAAACGCTTTGATTTTTGAGGGAAAAGAGGTTTTACCCAAAGCAGCAACGCCCATGACTGCTAGCCTTACTATTTTAAAATACGCTCAAAGTCTGAGTGTTGAGGCGCAGTTTTATGACGAACAAGACATTGAAGAGCTCAAAAGAGATCATGAGAGGTATGAAGAGAAATTCAAAGAAATCGTTAGCGAAGAAGTCAAAAAGCTTGAAGAGAAGCAACAAGGTCTTTTGAATAGGGCTAAAGAATGGAAACAAGCAGCAATAGGTATGGTTCGCAGAAACAAAAGCGATGAAAAAGCGCCCAAACAGAAAATCTTGAGTTCTGAAGAAATACGAGAAAGAGCTCAAAAAATTGCCGAAACCAAGTTAAAAGATACAAGGCTTAAGGCATCGCACGATCAATACGAAAAAATGAAAAAAAGTGGTATCAAACATGGTCATCTAGATCCGCATATCCATGCCAAGAGCTTGGAGAATCTCAGTAAGACTTTAAAAGATTATGTGAGCCCAGAGGGAAAATACACGCCATACACCAATGCGGTGCAAATTTCTTTGAATAACCCCAACCTTAAAAATTTAGAAATCATTGACACCCCGGGCGTGAACGATCCGATTGTCTCAAGAGAGGCACGCACCAAAGCCTTGTTGAAAGAATGCGATGTGGTGTTTGTGATAAGCCCTTCCAATCAGTTTTTAACGGATAGCGACATGGATTTGTTTGACAGGGTTTCTAAGAAAGAAGGCATTCAGAGGGTTTATTTTGTGGCGAGTCAAGCAGACTCTGCTGTCTGCACTCCCAGTGAAGTGGAAAACTCTCGCCACCACCTCCCCACAGCCTTAGAAAATGTGCAAAAGATCCTTTCATCTTCCCTCAATGCGACCATGAGTTTGTTGAAGAAAAAATACCCCCATCAACAAGAGATCTTTGAAAGCGCGATCAAAAACGGCGTCATTTTGACTTCAGGGATTTGCTACAGCATGTATAAGGATTTCAAAAACCAAGCTTCTTGGGAAAGAGAAAAAGAAGAGTATCAGCTCGCATGGGAGAATTTGACAAACGATTACCCTGACGCTTTCAGTAGCGGTGATAAATCTAAAGAAAATTTACTGCTCTTAAGCAATATGGGTGCGATTAAAGAGCGTTTAGAAGAAGCCGCCAAAGAAAAAGAAAACATTATTTCTCAAAGACTGCAAGAATACCTAAAAGCTCAAGCCGACAACCTCTCTTTATTAGTGGCAAACCTCTTGGAAGAATTGGAGTCAGAAAAAGACAGGATCAAAAACGCCGATCTGAAGAAGATTTCTGAGCAGTTAAAAGAGTATGACAAACTCGCTAATGAAATCAAAGACAAATCCCATGAAGCGTATAGGGAATACACAGGAGAGTTATTGGAGAGTATTAGAAAGAGTCTGAATAGCGATCTGGAAAAATTCATAAAAGCGGCTAAAAATAGCGCTACAAGAGAAAAAGAAGAAAAGACAGAGTATTACACCGAGAGAGTGAAGCAAGATGGCTTTTTTGGAGATGTTAAAGGTTTTTTTGGCGATCTTTTTGGTGAAAAGAGTTGGGGCTATGATGAGGTTGAGTGCTCAAGAGAAATAACGATTGTCAAAGCCGGAGCGGTGGTGGATTATTTGGAAGAGATGAACAGAGAATGCCAAGAAATTTTGAACAAGAGCGTCAGAACTTTTGAGAGCGATTTTAGAAAAGGAATTTATCAAAAGGTCTTTCCCGTCTTGCGTGGAATCATCCATGATGATAGTTTGATTGATGAGAGAGAGCTCAAAAAGAGCGTGGATGCCGTTACGGATAAGATCAAATTTAAAAAGTTTGATTACGCTGACAAGCTTCCTAAAAAGGTAGCAAACGCCACCGGTATGTTAAAAGATGATGACGCTATTGAGTTTATGAGCACTGCAGAACGCTATGTGAGGGATTTCACAAGGAAAGCCCATGACGATGCGGATACTTATGTGGATGGTTTGAGAAAAAATTTATTGGGACAAAATTTTGGCAGCAATCTGATTTCAAAATTGGTAGAAAGTGCAAAAGACTTGAAAAAGCAAGCTGAAAACCAACAAGAATCGCTCGCTCAAATAGAGAAACAAATCAAAGCTTTAAAGGAGATCTAA
- a CDS encoding NAD(P)H-dependent glycerol-3-phosphate dehydrogenase: MEIAVFGGGAWGRALAFAFGEKNEVKIISRRDLNEPLKKLNDALISKGSAPIEQVDLQRGLKAALYVIAISVQHLREWFQNASLPKNAKVLIASKGIEVLNRAFVSEIAKDFIDPNSLCFLAGPSFAAEIIQGLPCALVIHSNNQALALEFANKTPSFIRAYAQQDIIGGEIAGAYKNVIAIAGGVCDGLKLGNSAKASLLSRGLVEMQRFGAFFGGKTETFLGLSGAGDLFLTANSILSRNYRVGLGLAQNKPLEVVLEELGEVAEGVKTTNAIVEIARKYGIYTPIASELALLLRGKSVLESMNDLIRRA; the protein is encoded by the coding sequence ATGGAAATTGCAGTATTTGGTGGCGGGGCGTGGGGGAGGGCTTTAGCCTTTGCTTTTGGAGAAAAGAATGAAGTCAAAATCATTTCAAGGCGCGATCTAAACGAGCCGTTAAAAAAGCTCAATGACGCTTTGATTTCTAAAGGTTCTGCCCCCATAGAGCAAGTGGATTTACAAAGAGGCTTGAAAGCAGCGCTCTATGTCATCGCTATTAGCGTGCAGCATCTAAGGGAATGGTTTCAAAACGCTTCTTTACCCAAAAACGCTAAGGTTTTAATCGCTTCTAAAGGGATAGAGGTTTTAAACAGGGCGTTTGTGAGCGAGATCGCAAAGGATTTTATCGATCCTAATTCTTTGTGTTTTTTAGCGGGTCCGAGTTTTGCGGCTGAAATCATTCAAGGCCTGCCTTGCGCGTTAGTCATTCATTCTAATAATCAGGCTTTAGCGCTAGAATTTGCCAATAAAACCCCCTCTTTTATCAGAGCCTACGCCCAACAAGACATCATAGGGGGTGAAATCGCTGGCGCGTATAAAAATGTGATAGCCATTGCTGGGGGGGTTTGTGATGGCTTGAAATTAGGCAATAGCGCTAAAGCGAGTTTATTGTCTAGGGGTTTGGTGGAAATGCAACGCTTTGGGGCGTTCTTTGGGGGCAAGACGGAGACTTTTTTAGGGCTTTCTGGGGCTGGGGATTTGTTTTTAACCGCTAATTCTATTTTATCTAGGAATTATCGTGTGGGTTTGGGGTTAGCCCAAAACAAGCCTTTAGAGGTGGTTTTAGAAGAATTAGGCGAAGTGGCTGAAGGGGTGAAAACGACCAACGCCATTGTGGAAATCGCTAGAAAATACGGCATTTATACGCCCATTGCGAGCGAATTAGCCTTGCTTTTAAGGGGTAAGAGTGTGCTAGAGAGCATGAACGATTTGATCAGACGCGCTTAA
- a CDS encoding virulence factor gives MYAVTFDLDTNCLNENAVNLSKVHSDIRKFMEQHGFKWQQGSVYFGDETINAVTCVATVQILAKQIPSFAICVKDVRMLKIEENNDLMPAIKIVL, from the coding sequence ATGTATGCTGTAACCTTTGATCTTGACACCAATTGCCTGAACGAAAACGCAGTGAATCTCTCAAAAGTTCATTCGGATATTCGTAAGTTCATGGAGCAACATGGCTTTAAATGGCAACAAGGCAGCGTGTATTTTGGCGATGAGACCATCAACGCCGTTACTTGCGTTGCCACGGTGCAAATTTTAGCCAAGCAGATACCAAGCTTTGCGATCTGTGTTAAAGATGTGAGGATGCTAAAAATAGAAGAAAACAACGATTTAATGCCAGCTATCAAAATTGTTTTGTGA